A stretch of the Microcella sp. genome encodes the following:
- a CDS encoding GAF domain-containing protein, whose protein sequence is MSALVAAALHIARPAMSAWAAWKEDELSAMPRPHGLPRAVADGPTADRILLIGSGPAAGWGVASHDLALPGALARALRSRTGRGAIVDLIVDPAMTAAGLAAVLGGARLDRYDAVVTTVGTNDAIRFTTPVEWRRRIGRALDTWNLRVSPGALLLMVGIQPIRSISTFDGLAGRFADSLANQLNEVTDELVAPLDTVRTTLLPALGPESLTSLGRRTPDDYAIWAGEIAAELVPHLNDVVRYGGRPRITAERMTSGIEDGEQFVSMLAEDSARLEHIVTMAAAGLHAPSALVTVLGPNTQWHVARYGIDLESLPIEQSFCAVAVRNDDGMVVPDATHDPRFSANPLVKSNAVRYYAGIPIEDPHGRRVGALCVVDNAPRNLTTEAELSLLRGLAERVQQIIWTSMQRQTDAGHEPLDDRRRPAPAAAVRLLPRPLAAVATAG, encoded by the coding sequence GTGTCGGCACTAGTCGCCGCTGCACTGCACATCGCACGACCGGCAATGTCTGCCTGGGCTGCGTGGAAAGAAGACGAGCTCTCGGCGATGCCGCGCCCGCACGGGTTGCCGCGCGCTGTCGCCGACGGCCCCACCGCCGATCGCATTCTGCTGATCGGTTCCGGTCCCGCGGCGGGCTGGGGCGTCGCCTCCCACGACCTCGCCCTTCCCGGTGCTCTGGCCCGCGCGCTGCGCTCCCGCACGGGTCGCGGCGCCATCGTCGACCTCATCGTCGATCCGGCGATGACGGCTGCTGGGCTCGCGGCTGTGCTCGGGGGTGCGCGTCTCGACCGCTACGACGCGGTCGTCACCACGGTGGGCACGAACGACGCGATTCGTTTCACGACTCCCGTCGAATGGCGTCGCCGCATCGGCCGTGCCCTCGACACCTGGAACCTGCGGGTCAGCCCGGGTGCGCTACTGCTCATGGTGGGCATTCAGCCGATCCGCTCGATCTCGACCTTCGACGGCCTCGCGGGCAGGTTCGCCGACAGCCTCGCGAATCAGCTCAACGAGGTCACCGACGAGCTTGTCGCACCGCTCGACACCGTGCGCACGACGCTGCTGCCCGCGCTCGGGCCTGAGTCACTCACGTCGCTCGGCCGCCGAACGCCCGACGATTACGCCATCTGGGCCGGCGAGATCGCGGCTGAGCTCGTGCCGCACCTCAACGACGTCGTGCGATACGGCGGTCGCCCGCGCATCACCGCCGAGCGCATGACATCAGGCATCGAAGACGGCGAGCAGTTCGTCTCGATGCTCGCCGAAGACTCGGCGCGTCTCGAGCACATCGTCACGATGGCGGCGGCCGGTCTGCACGCCCCCTCGGCGCTCGTCACCGTGCTCGGCCCTAACACGCAGTGGCACGTCGCGCGCTACGGTATCGACCTCGAATCGCTACCGATCGAGCAGTCGTTCTGCGCCGTCGCGGTGCGTAACGACGACGGAATGGTGGTACCCGACGCGACCCACGATCCTCGGTTCTCGGCCAACCCGCTCGTGAAGAGCAACGCCGTGCGCTACTACGCGGGCATTCCCATCGAAGACCCGCACGGCCGCCGTGTCGGCGCGTTGTGCGTGGTCGACAACGCCCCGCGCAACCTCACGACCGAGGCCGAGCTCAGCCTGCTGCGCGGCCTCGCCGAGCGCGTTCAGCAGATCATCTGGACGTCGATGCAGCGGCAGACGGATGCTGGCCACGAGCCTCTCGACGACCGACGCCGCCCAGCACCGGCGGCCGCCGTGCGGTTGCTGCCACGCCCGCTGGCGGCGGTTGCGACGGCCGGCTGA
- a CDS encoding class I SAM-dependent methyltransferase, producing the protein MAHDELPEWARVNRARWDELVDVHLASEMYDLVDLRSGGGKLVAIDEVELPRVAPEGWQGLRVLHLQCHFGADSLVFAQRGADVVGLDFSMPAVKQARALADELGLGERARFVCANLYDARHALPEPESFDVVYTSWGTIGWLPDIVEWARIIAWFLKPGGRLYFADGHPAAFVFDEPLPNAPAALLDDGPALFPPARYGYFDETPLDIDEDGDYADPDARVANSRTIEFMHPLGSTVTALIDAGLSIDFLHEHDAVPWQMFSVLERRGDGLWAWPRTAWLPLGMSLAATRR; encoded by the coding sequence ATGGCGCACGACGAGCTTCCCGAGTGGGCCCGGGTCAACCGGGCCCGCTGGGACGAACTCGTCGACGTGCACCTCGCGAGCGAGATGTACGACCTTGTCGACCTTCGCTCGGGTGGCGGAAAGCTCGTCGCGATCGACGAGGTCGAGCTGCCCCGCGTCGCCCCCGAGGGCTGGCAGGGCCTGCGCGTGCTGCACCTTCAGTGCCACTTCGGCGCCGACTCGCTCGTGTTCGCGCAGCGCGGGGCCGACGTGGTGGGCCTCGACTTCTCGATGCCCGCGGTGAAGCAGGCCCGCGCGCTCGCCGATGAGCTCGGGCTCGGCGAGCGAGCGCGCTTTGTCTGCGCCAACCTCTACGACGCCCGCCACGCTCTGCCCGAGCCCGAAAGCTTCGACGTGGTCTACACGTCGTGGGGCACGATCGGCTGGCTGCCCGACATCGTTGAGTGGGCACGCATCATCGCGTGGTTTCTCAAGCCGGGCGGGCGGCTGTACTTCGCCGACGGGCACCCGGCCGCTTTCGTGTTCGACGAACCCCTGCCCAATGCGCCAGCTGCGCTGCTCGACGACGGACCGGCACTGTTTCCTCCAGCCCGCTACGGCTACTTCGACGAGACGCCTCTCGATATCGACGAAGACGGCGACTACGCCGATCCGGATGCCCGGGTCGCGAACTCGCGCACGATCGAGTTCATGCATCCACTGGGGTCGACGGTCACCGCGCTCATCGACGCCGGCCTGTCGATCGACTTTCTGCACGAGCACGACGCGGTGCCCTGGCAGATGTTCTCGGTGCTCGAGCGCCGCGGCGATGGGCTCTGGGCGTGGCCCCGCACAGCATGGCTGCCTCTCGGTATGAGCCTCGCGGCCACGCGCCGCTGA
- a CDS encoding UPF0182 family protein, with product MTTTAPPANRSRATLAISAAVLGVIVVLFFVFANVYTDILWFDQLGFLNVLTTQWIATGAMFLIGFVAMFLPVWASLQIAYRWRPVYAKLNSQLDRYQEVVEPLRRVAMLGIPAVLGLFAGVTAAGQWQMVLQWLNRTPFGQVDPQFGLDISFFIYELPVIRGVIAFASAVVLLSALAAVATSYLYGAIRVNGREIRISRTARIQLALTAAVYIALQGVSIWFDQYATVIQPSDGFLAIGAGFTEANATIPSRGILAGIALLVAVLFVVTAVIGRWRLPIVGTALLIISGLLIGSVYPWIVQRFQVEPNAREFEAQYIERNIEATRDAYGVSGLEEISYDATTDAEAGALREDAETTANIRIIDPALVSTAFAQLEQFRQYYQFPDFLDVDRYEIDGRTQDTVISLRELNPDGQTSQNWVNNTIVFTHGYGVVAAYGNQRTDDGRPQFLESGIPTDGQLTNELGEYEPRVYFGEFSPLYSIVGGGDNLELDFPSEGNDDQDGNATYTFTGEGGPALDNVFKRLLYAIKFQSEQIFLSEAVTDESQILYDRNPLERVQKAAPYLTLDNDPYPAIVDGRIVWIVDGYTTSASYPYSTTVALSEAIADTYTPAPAFPLDQINYIRNSVKATVDAYDGSVTLYAWDTEDPILQTWQKVFPNTLESAEGMSEQLLSHVRYPADLFKVQRNILGAYHVTDPGSFFSTDDEWRTPNDPTSSAAAPTLQPPYYLTMQVPGAGEPGFTLYSTFIPRTASDNERNVLTGYLAANADPGPDYGKLTLLTLPSQTIPGPGLVQNQFSSDPEVANQLALLERGETEVLRGNLLTLPIGGGFLYVQPVYVQSTGETSFPLLRKILVAFGDSIAFEDTLDEALDALFGGDSGAEAGDGDVDPSLPEAPTDPTDPTDPTEPGVEISAELAQALRDARDALLDREAAYAANDLVAAAEADERLQEALERALALSD from the coding sequence GTGACGACCACCGCACCCCCCGCCAACCGGTCACGCGCGACGCTCGCGATCTCTGCTGCCGTTCTCGGCGTGATCGTCGTGCTGTTCTTCGTGTTCGCGAACGTCTACACCGACATCCTCTGGTTCGACCAGCTGGGCTTCCTCAACGTGCTCACGACACAGTGGATCGCCACGGGCGCCATGTTCCTCATCGGCTTCGTGGCCATGTTCCTTCCGGTCTGGGCGAGCCTGCAGATCGCGTACCGCTGGCGCCCGGTCTACGCGAAGCTCAACTCGCAGCTCGACCGCTACCAAGAGGTTGTCGAACCGTTGCGCCGTGTGGCGATGCTCGGCATTCCTGCCGTGCTCGGCCTCTTCGCCGGTGTCACGGCGGCGGGCCAGTGGCAGATGGTGCTGCAGTGGCTCAACCGCACGCCGTTCGGCCAGGTCGACCCGCAGTTCGGGCTCGACATCTCGTTCTTCATCTACGAACTGCCGGTCATCCGCGGGGTCATCGCCTTCGCCTCAGCAGTCGTGCTGCTGTCGGCGCTCGCCGCGGTCGCGACGAGCTACCTCTACGGCGCGATCCGCGTCAACGGCCGTGAGATTCGCATCTCGCGCACCGCGCGCATCCAGCTCGCCCTCACTGCCGCCGTCTACATCGCCCTGCAGGGTGTGAGCATCTGGTTCGACCAGTACGCCACGGTGATTCAGCCGAGCGACGGCTTCCTCGCGATCGGTGCAGGCTTCACCGAGGCCAACGCGACGATCCCGAGCCGCGGCATTCTTGCCGGTATCGCCCTGCTCGTGGCCGTGCTCTTCGTCGTCACGGCCGTCATCGGCCGCTGGCGCCTGCCCATCGTCGGCACCGCCCTGCTCATCATCAGCGGGCTGCTCATCGGCAGCGTCTACCCGTGGATCGTGCAGCGCTTCCAGGTCGAGCCGAACGCCCGTGAGTTCGAGGCGCAGTACATCGAGCGCAACATCGAGGCCACCCGAGACGCCTACGGGGTGTCGGGGCTCGAAGAGATCTCGTACGACGCGACCACCGACGCCGAGGCCGGGGCGCTGCGTGAAGACGCCGAGACCACGGCGAACATCCGCATTATCGATCCTGCTCTCGTCAGCACCGCATTCGCGCAGCTCGAGCAGTTCCGCCAGTACTACCAGTTCCCCGACTTCCTCGACGTTGACCGCTACGAGATCGACGGCCGCACGCAAGACACGGTCATCTCGCTGCGTGAGCTGAACCCTGACGGCCAGACCTCGCAGAACTGGGTCAACAACACCATCGTGTTCACGCACGGCTACGGCGTCGTCGCGGCCTACGGTAACCAGCGCACCGACGACGGGCGGCCGCAGTTCCTCGAGAGCGGCATTCCGACCGACGGGCAGTTGACGAACGAGCTCGGCGAGTACGAGCCCCGCGTCTACTTCGGCGAGTTCTCGCCGCTGTACTCGATCGTCGGTGGCGGCGACAACCTCGAGCTCGACTTCCCCTCCGAGGGCAATGACGACCAAGACGGCAACGCGACCTACACCTTCACGGGTGAGGGCGGCCCGGCGCTCGACAACGTGTTCAAGCGACTGCTGTACGCGATCAAGTTCCAGTCGGAGCAGATCTTCCTGTCGGAGGCGGTCACCGACGAGTCGCAGATTCTCTACGACCGCAACCCGCTCGAGCGCGTGCAGAAGGCGGCGCCCTACCTGACGCTCGACAACGACCCCTACCCGGCGATCGTCGACGGGCGCATCGTCTGGATCGTCGACGGCTACACCACGAGCGCGAGCTACCCGTACTCCACGACCGTCGCACTGAGCGAGGCCATCGCTGACACCTACACGCCGGCGCCCGCCTTCCCGCTTGACCAGATCAACTACATCCGCAACTCGGTCAAGGCCACTGTCGACGCCTACGACGGCTCGGTCACGCTGTACGCGTGGGATACCGAAGATCCGATTCTGCAGACCTGGCAGAAGGTGTTCCCGAACACGCTGGAGTCGGCCGAAGGCATGAGCGAGCAGCTGCTGTCGCACGTGCGCTACCCGGCCGACCTGTTCAAGGTGCAGCGCAACATTCTCGGCGCGTACCACGTGACCGACCCCGGCTCGTTCTTCTCGACCGACGACGAGTGGCGCACACCGAACGACCCGACCTCATCGGCAGCGGCCCCGACCCTGCAGCCGCCGTACTACCTCACCATGCAGGTGCCGGGTGCGGGCGAGCCGGGCTTCACGCTCTACTCGACGTTCATTCCCCGCACGGCGAGCGACAACGAGCGCAACGTGCTCACCGGCTATCTGGCGGCCAACGCCGACCCGGGGCCCGACTACGGCAAGCTCACGCTGCTGACTCTGCCCTCGCAGACGATTCCCGGCCCCGGCCTCGTGCAGAACCAGTTCAGTTCTGACCCCGAGGTGGCGAACCAGCTCGCGCTGCTCGAGCGCGGCGAGACCGAGGTGCTGCGCGGCAACCTGCTGACGCTGCCGATCGGCGGCGGGTTCCTCTACGTGCAGCCGGTCTACGTGCAGTCGACGGGTGAGACGAGCTTCCCGCTGCTGCGCAAGATTCTCGTGGCGTTCGGTGACTCGATTGCGTTCGAAGACACCCTCGACGAGGCGCTCGACGCCCTCTTCGGCGGAGACTCGGGCGCCGAGGCCGGTGACGGCGATGTCGACCCGAGCCTGCCGGAGGCTCCGACCGACCCGACAGACCCGACTGACCCGACCGAGCCCGGTGTTGAGATTTCGGCCGAGCTCGCGCAGGCACTGCGCGACGCGCGCGACGCTCTGCTCGACCGCGAGGCCGCCTACGCCGCGAACGATCTGGTGGCGGCAGCCGAGGCCGACGAGCGCCTGCAAGAGGCCCTCGAGCGGGCGCTGGCTCTGAGCGACTAG